Within Pelistega ratti, the genomic segment ACATGGTGCACCCTATATCATTGCTCCTAAAGAACAAACACATATTCCAATGATTTTCTGGGCAAATCAACAATTTTATCAAAGTCGTCAGCTTGATTTAAATTGTTTAAAACAAGTAGCTGAACAACAAGAATTTTCACATGATAATATCTTTCATAGTCTCTTATCTATATGGCATATTAAAACAACGGAATATCAAGCACAATTTGATATTTTCAATATGTGCAAAATAAAATCAGAGTAATTGGCATAACAACGATAGGAATCAAAGTAACGATATGCGTATTCTATTAATAGAAGATGACCAACATATTGGTGATGGTTTATGGCATGGTCTTAAAAAAAATGGCTTTACCGTGGATTGGTTTCAGGACGGTCATGAAGGGCAGTGTGCATTAGAGCATACACCTTATGATGCTGTCATTCTTGATTTAGGACTACCCTCTATTGATGGTATGGATATATTATTCTCTTGGCGACAAAGGCATTTAAATACACCTATATTAATCTTAACAGCAAGAGATGCGCTTCCTAATCGTGTAGCAGGACTTAATGCAGGAGCAGATGATTACTTATGTAAGCCCTTTTCTTTACATGAAGTTGTCGCACGACTTTTAGCTCTTATTCGT encodes:
- a CDS encoding response regulator, producing the protein MRILLIEDDQHIGDGLWHGLKKNGFTVDWFQDGHEGQCALEHTPYDAVILDLGLPSIDGMDILFSWRQRHLNTPILILTARDALPNRVAGLNAGADDYLCKPFSLHEVVARLLALIRRSKGQSSATLCYGQLTLNTSTKTVFLHHTPLLLTQKEYLLVELFLLHPQQIFTRAQIEDKLYSWDQEVDSNAVEVHIHNIRKKINKSFVLTRRNLGYTLGDKP